The Rhodococcus rhodochrous DNA window TCGACGACGGCAAGAAGGAGATCACCTACCACGCGGCCGAGCACCTCGGCATCGCGGTGGACACCGAGCAGGGTCTGCTCTCCCCGGTGATCCACAACGCCGGCGACCTGTCGCTGGCCGAGCTCGCCCGCGCGATCGCCGACATCGCCGAGCGTGCCCGCAAGGGTGGTCTCAAGCCCGACGAGCTGGCCGGTGGCACCTTCACCATCACCAACATCGGTAGCCAGGGCGCATTGTTCGACACCCCGATCCTCGTGCCGCCGCAGGCCGCGATGCTCGGAACCGGCGCGATCGTCAAGCGTCCGGTCGTGGTGATCGACGAGACCGGCAACGAGTCCATCGGCGTCCGCTCGATGTGCTACCTGCCGCTGACCTACGATCACCGCCTGATCGACGGTGCCGACGCGGGCCGCTTCCTCAAGACGATCAAGCATCGTCTCGAGGAGGGCGCGTTCGAGGCCGATCTGGGACTGTAGGTTCCCGGGATCCGGACTACCCGTCCGGACGACCTCCGACGGGGGCATCACCGCTGCGGTGATGCCCCCGTCGGCGTCCGCGCCACAGCGGGTGCCCTCCCCCTGCGGTGCGGCGTAGAGTTCAGGAACATGAGTGATCCCTCGTCTTCCGCCCGTTCCGATTCGGCTCCCGTCGCCGTCGTACGGCTGGGAACCCTCGGTTATCTCGAGGCCTGGGAGAGGCAGCGCGAACTCGCGAACGAGCGCGCCGACGGCATCGGCGCCGACACCCTGCTGCTGCTCGAACACCCGCCCGTCTATACGGCCGGGCGCCGCACCGAGGACGGCGATCGCCCCACCGACGGCACGCCCGTCATCGACGTCGACCGCGGCGGCAAGATCACCTGGCACGGCCCCGGACAGCTCGTGGGTTACCCCATCGTCAAGCTCGCCGAGCCGATCGACGTGGTCGGCTACGTGCGTCGCATCGAGCAGGGTCTGATCCGCGTCTGCACCGATATGGGCCTGACCTGCGGCCGTGTGGAGGGACGTTCCGGCGTCTGGCTCCCCGCCGAGCTGCGCGACGGGCACTGGCTCCCCGAACGCAAGATCGCCGCGATCGGTATCCGGGTGCAGCGTGGGGTCGCCATGCACGGCTTCGCTCTCAACTGCAATTCGGCTCTCGACGCGTTCGACTCGATCGTCCCGTGCGGCATCCGCGACGCCGGAGTCGCGTCGCTCACCGGCGAACTCGGCCGGGAGGTCACCGTCGACGACGTGATCCCGGCCGTCACCGAGGCCGTCATCGCTGCTCTCGACGGTCGAATCCCCGTGACCGAGTGCGACATCGAGCGGGTCACCTTCGAGCAGGCGGTCGGGACGTCCGGAATTCCCACCACCACCCCGGAATTCACGACGCACCGGTTCTGAGGGGCGGTCGCACCCGCCGGGTCCGGGCGGGACCGGCGGCGTACGATCGAGGGCGTGACTGTGGCCCCAGAAGGACGCAAGCTGCTGCGGATCGAGACCCGAAACGCGCAGACGCCGATCGAACGCAAACCCAACTGGATCAAGACCCGGGCGAAGATGGGCCCGGAGTACACCGACCTCAAGGGCCTGGTGCGACGCGAAGGTCTGCACACGGTCTGTGAGGAAGCCGGTTGTCCCAACATCTACGAGTGCTGGGAAGACCGCGAGGCGACATTCCTCATCGGTGGCGAGCAGTGCACCCGTCGCTGTGACTTCTGCCAGATCGACACCGGTAAGCCCGCCGCGCTCGACCGCGACGAGCCGCGCCGTGTCGCCGAGTCGGTCCGCTCGATGGGTCTGCGCTACTCCACGATCACCGGCGTCGCCCGCGACGATCTGCCCGACGGCGGTGCATGGCTGTACGCCGAGACGGTGAAGCAGATCCACGCGCTCAATCCGGGCACCGGCGTCGAGAACCTCATCCCCGACTTCAACGGCAAGCCCGACCTGCTGCAGGAAGTCTTCGAGTCGCGTCCCGAGGTGCTCGCGCACAACGTCGAGACCGTGCCGCGGATCTTCAAGCGCATCCGTCCGGCCTTCCGCTACGAGCGGTCGCTCGATGTGATCCGGCAGGCCCGCGATTTCGGACTGGTCACCAAGTCCAACCTCATCCTCGGCATGGGCGAGACCCCCGAGGAGGTCACCGAAGCGCTGCACGACCTGCACGACGCCGGCTGCGACATCATCACGATCACCCAGTACCTGCGGCCCTCCCCGCTGCACCATCCGGTCGAGCGCTGGGTCAAGCCGCAGGAGTTCGTCGATCACTCCGAGACGGCCCGCGAGATCGGGTTCGCCGGTGTGATGGCCGGGCCGCTGGTGCGTTCGTCGTACCGCGCCGGTCGCCTGTACGCGCAGGCGATGGCTCACCACGGACGCGAACTTCCCGCCGACCAGGCGCATCTCGCCGAGGAGGGCACGGCGTCCCAGGAAGCCGGCGCCGTTCTCGCGCGCTTCGGCAACTGACCTCGCGCCGCTCGTCGCGGCAGGTCCTCAGGCGGCCCCGGTGGTGGTAAACGTGCCACCACCGGGGCCGTATCCTTGAGTACATGGCGAAGGGCAGCAAGACCGACAAGGAAGCGAAGGCTGCGGCGAAGGCCGCGCGCAAGCAGGCGTCGAAGGAGCGTCGAACCCAGCTGTGGCAGGCGTTCCAGATCCAGCGCAAGGAGGACAAGGCACTCCTGCCGTGGATGATCGGTGCCCTCGTCGGTTCGATCGTGGTGTTCTTCGTCGTCGGCCTGATCTTCGGCATCCAGTGGTTCCTGCTGCCGGTCGGTATCCTCGTCGGCGTCCTGTTGGCCTTCATCATCTTCGGGCGCCGCGTGCAGAAGAGCGTGTACGCGAAGGCCGACGGCCAGGCCGGTGCGGCCGCGTGGGCGCTCGACAACCTGCAGGGCGCGTGGCGCGTGAGTCAGGCGGTCGCGGGCACTACCCAGCTCGACGCCGTGCACCGCGTCATCGGACGTCCCGGCATCATCCTCGTCGGTGAGGGCAACCCCGGTCGCGTGAAGGGCCTGATGGCCCAGGAGAAGAAGCGGGTCGCGCGTCTCGTCGGCGACACCCCTATCTACGAGTTCGTCGTCGGCAACGAGGAGGGCCAGATTCCGCTCTCCCAGTTGCAGAAGCGTCTGAACAAGCTGCCTCGCAACATCGACACCAAGCGGATGGACACCATCGAGGGTCGCCTGTCCGCGCTGAGCACGAAGAAGTCCGGGCCGGCCATGCCCAAGGGTCCGCTTCCCGCCGGTGCGAAGATGCGCAGCGTGCAGCGCACCATGCGCCGCCGCTGATCTTCCGAAGTACGCCGGAGGCCGCCTCTCGTCCCGGGGACGAAGGCGGCCTTCGGTGTATGCGGAGCAGTTTTCGGGTGATCGGCTCGAACGGACGCGTGCGCGGTCAGCGCGAACGGACGACCGCGGTGCCCGTGGCGCGATCCTGCAGGCCGCGACCGTCGATGTCGGTGACGAGCGCCGGGGCGATGAACACCAGCAGCACCTGACGTGCGAGCGCGCGCACGATGCCGACCCGCACGGGGGCGTCCACTCGCACGACCTGCAGTCCGGCGACGAACTGGCCGGGGGTGAACGAGAACAGGCTCACGCATCCCACGCCCACCACGAACCAGATGATGAGGGTGTACGACGACAGCAGCGGGCTCTCGAGCGGGTTGCCACCGACGAGGCCGGCGGCGATCGCCATGGACATGAACCAGTCGACCGCGAGGGCGAGGACCCGGCGGACGGTGGGCACCATGGAGCCGGGGCCGTGTTCGGGGAGGCCGAGCAGTTGCCCGGGATAGTCCTGCTCCTGCTGGAGACCTTTGGGAAGCGCCGCAGCAGGCCCGGAAAGCCAACTGCCCGTCATGCGTGCCATGGCACCAGGATAAGCTCTCATGGGCGGACCAGCGTCGACCCGTGTTGGCCGCGGTGACTTATACCACCTTTTCGACCTCACAGCAGGACGAAAGCATGTGTAACACCCGCGAAACATAGGCTTGATGGACGGGCAACACCAGATCCATAACGTCTGATCCGACGCAGGCGCCCAGCACCCATGGCGCGCACCGACTGAAGGAGCACAAGCGTGGCGTTCACCACGGCCGAAGAGGTCATCAAGTACATCGCGGAAGAGAACGTCGAGTACGTCGATATCCGCTTCACGGACCTGCCCGGCATCGAACAGCACTTCTCGATCCCGGCGAAGGCGTTCAACGAGGACGTCTTCGAGGACGGCCTGGCATTCGACGGATCCTCCGTGCGGGGTTTCCAGTCCATCCACGAGTCGGACATGCTCCTGCTCCCCGATGTGACGACCGCCCGCATCGATCCCTTCCGTGCCGCCAAGACCCTGAACGTCAGCTTCTTCGTCCACGATCCGTTCACCCGTGAGTCCTACAGCCGCGACCCCCGCAACGTCGCGCGTAAGGCCGAGGAATACCTGATCAGCACCGGCATCGCCGACACCGCCTTCTTCGGTGCCGAGGCCGAGTTCTACATCTTCGACTCCGTCTCCTACGACTCGAAGATGAACGGCGCGTTCTACGAGCTCGATTCGATCTCCGGCTCGTGGAACACCGGCGCCGAGTACAACGCCGACGGCACCCCGAACCGCGGCTACAAGGTCCGCCCGAAGGGTGGCTACTTCCCCGTCGCTCCGTACGACCACTACGTCGACCTGCGCGATGAGATCTCCACCAACCTGCAGCTCGCCGGCTTCGAGCTCGAGCGCGGCCACCACGAGGTGGGCACCGGCGGCCAGGCCGAGATCAACTACAAGTTCAACACGCTGCTCTCCGCAGCCGACGACCTGCAGCTGTTCAAGTACATCGTCAAGAACACGGCGTGGAAGAACGGCAAGACCGCCACCTTCATGCCGAAGCCGCTCTTCGGCGACAACGGCTCGGGCATGCACGTGCACCAGTCGCTGTGGAAGGACGGCAAGCCGCTGTTCCACGACGAGTCCGGCTACGCGGGTCTGTCCGACCTCGCCCGCTGGTACATCGGCGGCATCCTGCACCACGCGCCGTCGCTGCTCGCCTTCACGAACCCGACGATCAACTCGTACCACCGTCTGGTGCCGGGCTACGAGGCTCCGATCAACCTCGTGTACAGCCAGCGCAACCGTTCGGCCGCCGTGCGTATCCCGATCACGGGCAACAACCCGAAGGCCAAGCGTCTCGAGTTCCGCGCTCCCGACTCCTCGGGTAACCCCTACCTGAACTTCGCGGCGCAGATGATGGCCGGCCTCGACGGCATCAAGAACAAGATCGAGCCGCTCGCTCCGGTCGACAAGGACCTCTACGAGCTCCCGCCGGAGGAGGCCAAGAACATCCCGCAGGCCCCCACCAGCCTGTCGGCCGTGATCGACAACCTCGAGCGCGACCACGAGTACCTCACCGAGGGCGGCGTCTTCACCACCGACCTCATCGAGACCTGGATCTCGCTCAAGCGCGAGCAGGAGATCGCTCCGGTCAACCTGCGTCCGCACCCCTACGAGTTCCAGCTGTACTTCGACTGCTGAGTCGAGTCCGGTAAGCACTCTTCGAGAGGCCGTTCGTCCCTTCCGGGACGGGCGGCCTCTCGCCTTGTCTGCGCCCCTTCCGCTCCGGGATCCTCGCGCGCCGAACCGGGGTTCGCCCCTGCTGCAGCAGTAGCAAGCCCCGGTTCGGCGCGCGAGATGCGTTCGTTCGTCATCGAATCCGGCGAAATCGCGACCGATTCCAGAAAAGTGGTCCATAGTGGGCACGTGCCCTCGACGCGGGATTTCTCCGAGCGGTTACGCGCAGCCGGTCTTCGCGTGACCCGACAGCGTCTGGCGGTGCTCGATGCGGCGCACGAGCACCCGCACGCCGATGCCGATCGCATCTTCGACGCGGTCGGCGACGTCGTTCCCGGCATCGGCCGGCACACCGTGTACGACATCCTTCACGCGCTCTCGGCACACGGCCTGCTCCGGCGAATCCAGCCCGCAGGTTTCCACGCGCGGTACGAGGTGCGTGTCGGCGACAGTCATCACCACCTCGTCTGCCGGTCCTGTGCCGCGATCTCGGATGTCGACCACACCATCGGCGACTCGCGTTGCCTGTCACCGGTGGACGACGCAGGTTTCGACGTCGACGAGGCGGATGTCGTCTTCTGGGGCCTGTGCCGCGACTGTTCGAGCGACGATCCACGACAACAGCCCTGAATCGGTCCGATCGACCCTGATCCGGAAGGAAACCGCAGTGTCCGAAAGCGAAAACCCGGCAGTCCCCTCCCCCGAGCCGTCACCGCACCGGCCGAGGACCAATCAGGACTGGTGGCCGGACCAGCTGGATCTCACGGTGCTGCACCAGCATTCACCGCTGTCCAATCCGTTGGAACCCGACTTCGACTACTCGAAGGAAGTCGAATCCCTCGACGTCGAGGCGCTCCGTCAGGATCTGATCGACCTGATGACGGATTCCCAGGATTGGTGGCCGGCCGACTTCGGTCACTACGGGGGTCTGTTCATCCGCATGAGCTGGCACTCGGCCGGCACCTACCGCATCGCCGACGGTCGCGGTGGCGGCGGCAAGGGTGCGCAGCGGTTCGCGCCGCTCAACAGCTGGCCCGACAACGTCAGCCTCGACAAGGCGCGTCGCCTCCTGTGGCCGATCAAGCAGAAGTACGGCCGCAAGCTCTCCTGGGCCGACCTGCTGGTCTTCGCCGGCAACTGCGCCTACGAGTCGATGGGGTTCAAGACGTTCGGCTTCGCGTTCGGCCGCGAGGACATCTGGGAGCCCGACGAGGTCTTCTGGGGCCCGGAGGACACCTGGCTCGGCGACGAGCGCTACGCCGGTGAGCGCGAACTCCAGGGCCCGCTGGGCGCCGTGCAGATGGGTTTGATCTACGTCAATCCCGAAGGACCCAACGGCAACCCGGAGATCCTCGCGTCCGGACGCGACATCCGCGAGACGTTCGCCCGGATGGCGATGAACGACGTCGAGACGGCTGCGCTCATCGTCGGTGGTCATACCGTCGGCAAGACGCACGGTGCCGCTCCCGCCGACAATCTCGGTCCCGAACCCGAGGGTGCCCCGCTCGAACAGCAGGGTCTCGGCTGGAAGAACTCGCACGGCACCGGCGCCGGTGGCGACACGATCACCAGCGGCCTCGAGGTCACCTGGACGCCCACTCCGACGAAGTGGGACAACACCTTCCTCGAGACGCTGTACGCCTACGAGTGGGAGAAGACCAAGAGCCCCGCCGGGGCGTGGCAGTGGACGCCGAAGGGCGGTGCCGGCGCGGACACCGTGCCCGACGCCCACGACCCGGCGAAGAAGCACGCGCCGGGCATGCTCACCAGCGACCTCGCGCTGCGCTACGACCCGATCTACGGCGAGATCACCCGGCGCTGGCTCGACCATCCGGAGGAACTCGAGCAGGAGTTCGCCAAGGCGTGGTTCAAGCTGCTGCATCGCGACATGGGTCCGATCTCGCGGTACCGCGGACCGTGGATCCCGGAGCCGCAGATCTGGCAGGACCCGGTGCCGGACGTCGACCACGAGCTGATCGACGAGAGCGACATCGCCTCACTCAAGGCGAAGGTCCTCGACTCGGGAGCGACGATCCCGCAGCTCGTCGCCACCGCGTGGGCGTCGGCGGCGAGCTTCCGCGGCACCGACAAGCGCGGCGGTGCGAACGGTGCACGCGTGCGGCTCGAGCCGCAGAAGGACTGGGAGGCCAACGAACCCGAGCAGCTCGCACAGGTGCTGCAGATCCTCGAGGGTATCCAGCAGGACTTCAACG harbors:
- a CDS encoding RDD family protein; translation: MARMTGSWLSGPAAALPKGLQQEQDYPGQLLGLPEHGPGSMVPTVRRVLALAVDWFMSMAIAAGLVGGNPLESPLLSSYTLIIWFVVGVGCVSLFSFTPGQFVAGLQVVRVDAPVRVGIVRALARQVLLVFIAPALVTDIDGRGLQDRATGTAVVRSR
- the katG gene encoding catalase/peroxidase HPI, producing MSESENPAVPSPEPSPHRPRTNQDWWPDQLDLTVLHQHSPLSNPLEPDFDYSKEVESLDVEALRQDLIDLMTDSQDWWPADFGHYGGLFIRMSWHSAGTYRIADGRGGGGKGAQRFAPLNSWPDNVSLDKARRLLWPIKQKYGRKLSWADLLVFAGNCAYESMGFKTFGFAFGREDIWEPDEVFWGPEDTWLGDERYAGERELQGPLGAVQMGLIYVNPEGPNGNPEILASGRDIRETFARMAMNDVETAALIVGGHTVGKTHGAAPADNLGPEPEGAPLEQQGLGWKNSHGTGAGGDTITSGLEVTWTPTPTKWDNTFLETLYAYEWEKTKSPAGAWQWTPKGGAGADTVPDAHDPAKKHAPGMLTSDLALRYDPIYGEITRRWLDHPEELEQEFAKAWFKLLHRDMGPISRYRGPWIPEPQIWQDPVPDVDHELIDESDIASLKAKVLDSGATIPQLVATAWASAASFRGTDKRGGANGARVRLEPQKDWEANEPEQLAQVLQILEGIQQDFNGSGGNKKVSLADLIVLAGNAAVEKAAEDAGHDITVPFFPGRTDASQEWTDVESFEVLEPKHDGFRNYLRGGEKLPPEKLFLERANLLTLTAPETTVLVGGLRALGANHGGSKHGVFTDRPQTLTNDFFVNLLDMGTEWKVSQNSEGVYEGRARGSDQVKYTATAVDLVFGHNSQLRALAEVYATDDAGPKFVRDFVAAWTKVMNLDRFDLKK
- a CDS encoding Fur family transcriptional regulator: MPSTRDFSERLRAAGLRVTRQRLAVLDAAHEHPHADADRIFDAVGDVVPGIGRHTVYDILHALSAHGLLRRIQPAGFHARYEVRVGDSHHHLVCRSCAAISDVDHTIGDSRCLSPVDDAGFDVDEADVVFWGLCRDCSSDDPRQQP
- the lipA gene encoding lipoyl synthase, translating into MTVAPEGRKLLRIETRNAQTPIERKPNWIKTRAKMGPEYTDLKGLVRREGLHTVCEEAGCPNIYECWEDREATFLIGGEQCTRRCDFCQIDTGKPAALDRDEPRRVAESVRSMGLRYSTITGVARDDLPDGGAWLYAETVKQIHALNPGTGVENLIPDFNGKPDLLQEVFESRPEVLAHNVETVPRIFKRIRPAFRYERSLDVIRQARDFGLVTKSNLILGMGETPEEVTEALHDLHDAGCDIITITQYLRPSPLHHPVERWVKPQEFVDHSETAREIGFAGVMAGPLVRSSYRAGRLYAQAMAHHGRELPADQAHLAEEGTASQEAGAVLARFGN
- the glnA gene encoding type I glutamate--ammonia ligase: MAFTTAEEVIKYIAEENVEYVDIRFTDLPGIEQHFSIPAKAFNEDVFEDGLAFDGSSVRGFQSIHESDMLLLPDVTTARIDPFRAAKTLNVSFFVHDPFTRESYSRDPRNVARKAEEYLISTGIADTAFFGAEAEFYIFDSVSYDSKMNGAFYELDSISGSWNTGAEYNADGTPNRGYKVRPKGGYFPVAPYDHYVDLRDEISTNLQLAGFELERGHHEVGTGGQAEINYKFNTLLSAADDLQLFKYIVKNTAWKNGKTATFMPKPLFGDNGSGMHVHQSLWKDGKPLFHDESGYAGLSDLARWYIGGILHHAPSLLAFTNPTINSYHRLVPGYEAPINLVYSQRNRSAAVRIPITGNNPKAKRLEFRAPDSSGNPYLNFAAQMMAGLDGIKNKIEPLAPVDKDLYELPPEEAKNIPQAPTSLSAVIDNLERDHEYLTEGGVFTTDLIETWISLKREQEIAPVNLRPHPYEFQLYFDC
- a CDS encoding DUF4191 domain-containing protein, which translates into the protein MAKGSKTDKEAKAAAKAARKQASKERRTQLWQAFQIQRKEDKALLPWMIGALVGSIVVFFVVGLIFGIQWFLLPVGILVGVLLAFIIFGRRVQKSVYAKADGQAGAAAWALDNLQGAWRVSQAVAGTTQLDAVHRVIGRPGIILVGEGNPGRVKGLMAQEKKRVARLVGDTPIYEFVVGNEEGQIPLSQLQKRLNKLPRNIDTKRMDTIEGRLSALSTKKSGPAMPKGPLPAGAKMRSVQRTMRRR
- the lipB gene encoding lipoyl(octanoyl) transferase LipB produces the protein MSDPSSSARSDSAPVAVVRLGTLGYLEAWERQRELANERADGIGADTLLLLEHPPVYTAGRRTEDGDRPTDGTPVIDVDRGGKITWHGPGQLVGYPIVKLAEPIDVVGYVRRIEQGLIRVCTDMGLTCGRVEGRSGVWLPAELRDGHWLPERKIAAIGIRVQRGVAMHGFALNCNSALDAFDSIVPCGIRDAGVASLTGELGREVTVDDVIPAVTEAVIAALDGRIPVTECDIERVTFEQAVGTSGIPTTTPEFTTHRF